One segment of Nocardioides sp. QY071 DNA contains the following:
- a CDS encoding phosphoglyceromutase, translated as MTFTLVLLRHGESEWNAKNLFTGWVDVALTEKGRGEAVRGGELLAEAGILPDVVHTSLQRRAINTAALALDAADRHWIPVRRSWRLNERHYGALQGKDKAQVRDEYGEEQFMLWRRSFDVPPPPLDDSDPYSQSGDPRYADLGDELPRAEALKQVIDRLLPYWDAGIVPDLRAGHTVLIAAHGNSLRAIVKHLDQMSDADITGLNIPTGMPLVYELDEDTLAPVVPGGRYLDPEAAAEAAAAVANQGR; from the coding sequence ATGACGTTCACGCTCGTCCTGCTCCGCCACGGCGAGAGCGAGTGGAACGCGAAGAACCTCTTCACCGGCTGGGTCGACGTCGCGCTGACCGAGAAGGGGCGCGGCGAGGCGGTCCGCGGCGGCGAGCTCCTCGCGGAGGCCGGCATCCTGCCGGACGTCGTGCACACCTCACTGCAGCGCCGCGCGATCAACACCGCCGCGCTCGCGCTCGACGCCGCCGACCGGCACTGGATCCCGGTGCGTCGATCCTGGCGCCTCAACGAGCGCCACTACGGCGCCCTGCAAGGCAAGGACAAGGCCCAGGTCCGCGACGAGTACGGCGAGGAGCAGTTCATGCTCTGGCGCCGCTCGTTCGACGTCCCCCCGCCGCCGCTGGACGACAGCGACCCCTACTCGCAGTCCGGTGACCCGCGCTACGCCGACCTCGGCGACGAGCTGCCCCGCGCGGAGGCGCTCAAGCAGGTCATCGACCGGCTGCTCCCCTACTGGGACGCCGGCATCGTGCCGGACCTGCGCGCCGGCCACACCGTCCTCATCGCGGCCCACGGCAACAGCCTGCGCGCGATCGTCAAGCACCTCGACCAGATGAGCGACGCCGACATCACCGGCCTCAACATCCCCACCGGGATGCCGCTGGTCTACGAGCTCGACGAGGACACCCTCGCCCCGGTCGTCCCCGGTGGCCGCTACCTCGACCCCGAGGCCGCCGCCGAGGCTGCTGCCGCCGTCGCCAACCAGGGCCGCTGA